One Rhodococcus sp. P1Y DNA window includes the following coding sequences:
- a CDS encoding alkene reductase, which yields MKLFTPLSLGDLTLRNRLVMAPLTRVRSGRDGVPGPLVVEHYRQRSSLGLIVSEGTYPSQAGQGFPGQPGLVTPAQIDGWRKVADAVHAEGGLIVAQIMHAGRVTHEGTTGGREVVGPSAIAIDGETRTYDGKAPYPVPRALDTDELSSVIDEFVQGSKNAIEAGMDGVEIHSANGYLLHEFLSPASNRRDDAYGGTPENRARFVIEVVKAVADAIGAGRVGIRISPEHNIQDALETDRADVAATYGALIDALAPLGLAFLSVLHKSPSGDLVQNLKSSFGGPVLVNSGFGEITSRDEALTLVADGIGDAVVVGRPAIANPDLVYRWHEDLPLNEPDQATFYSDGAKGYTDYPALAR from the coding sequence GTGAAGTTGTTCACCCCGTTGTCCCTCGGCGACCTGACCCTTCGCAACCGCCTGGTGATGGCCCCGCTGACCCGCGTGCGATCAGGGCGGGACGGTGTTCCAGGCCCGCTGGTCGTCGAGCATTACCGGCAGCGGTCTTCGCTCGGCTTGATCGTCAGCGAAGGGACTTACCCGTCGCAGGCGGGACAGGGCTTCCCGGGGCAGCCCGGGCTCGTGACGCCCGCCCAGATCGATGGCTGGCGAAAAGTTGCCGATGCAGTGCACGCCGAGGGCGGGTTGATCGTTGCGCAGATCATGCACGCCGGCCGCGTCACGCACGAGGGTACGACCGGCGGCCGTGAGGTGGTCGGCCCGAGCGCCATTGCCATCGACGGTGAAACACGCACGTACGACGGTAAGGCGCCCTACCCCGTTCCCCGCGCGCTCGACACAGACGAGTTGTCCTCGGTGATCGACGAGTTCGTACAGGGTTCGAAAAACGCGATCGAAGCCGGGATGGACGGCGTCGAAATACATTCGGCGAACGGGTATCTGCTACACGAGTTCCTCTCACCCGCATCCAATCGTCGCGACGATGCTTACGGCGGCACGCCCGAGAATCGCGCACGTTTCGTCATCGAGGTCGTCAAGGCGGTGGCCGATGCGATCGGCGCGGGCCGGGTCGGGATCCGAATCTCGCCTGAGCACAACATTCAGGACGCGCTCGAGACGGACCGCGCCGACGTGGCCGCCACATACGGCGCGTTGATCGACGCACTCGCTCCTCTGGGGCTTGCTTTCCTCAGCGTGCTGCACAAGTCTCCGTCGGGTGACCTTGTGCAAAACCTGAAGAGCTCTTTCGGCGGTCCAGTCTTGGTCAACTCCGGATTCGGTGAGATAACCAGCAGGGACGAAGCGCTGACGCTCGTGGCGGACGGCATAGGAGATGCAGTGGTCGTCGGTCGCCCCGCCATCGCGAATCCGGACCTCGTGTACCGGTGGCACGAGGACCTGCCACTGAACGAGCCTGATCAGGCGACGTTCTACTCGGACGGGGCGAAGGGCTACACCGACTACCCGGCACTCGCTCGGTAG